In a genomic window of Bordetella petrii:
- the prmA gene encoding 50S ribosomal protein L11 methyltransferase, producing MRELVLHCLEAQAEALSDALLEAGVLSVSVEDADLGTDAERPLFGEPGTEPDVQAWERNRVVALLPDGADPAQVYEQAMAGAGLDPIQAGGWTLRDVPDADWVRLTQSQFGPIHIARRLWIVPSWHRDDPAVPGPSAPAEDAIHIELDPGLAFGTGSHPTTHLCLAWLEAELPAGATVLDYGCGSGILAIAARKLGAGATDAVDIDPQAVQATADNARVNQVDLQAMLPDALGDGTYQVVVANILSNPLKVLAPMLAGRVAAGGQLVLSGVLERQADEVAAAYAPWLAMSVWQARDGWVCLHGRKT from the coding sequence ATGCGTGAACTTGTGCTTCATTGCCTCGAGGCGCAGGCCGAAGCGCTGTCCGATGCGCTGCTCGAAGCCGGCGTGCTGTCGGTCTCGGTGGAAGACGCCGACCTGGGTACCGACGCCGAGCGCCCCCTGTTCGGCGAACCGGGCACCGAACCCGACGTGCAGGCCTGGGAGCGCAACCGCGTCGTGGCGCTGCTGCCCGATGGCGCCGACCCGGCCCAGGTCTACGAACAGGCCATGGCCGGCGCGGGGCTCGACCCCATCCAGGCCGGCGGCTGGACCCTGCGCGACGTGCCCGATGCCGACTGGGTGCGGCTGACGCAATCGCAGTTCGGCCCCATTCACATCGCCCGCCGCCTCTGGATCGTGCCAAGCTGGCACCGTGACGACCCGGCCGTGCCGGGGCCGTCCGCGCCGGCCGAAGACGCCATTCACATCGAGCTGGACCCGGGCCTGGCCTTCGGTACGGGCAGCCATCCCACTACCCATTTATGCCTGGCCTGGCTCGAAGCCGAGCTGCCGGCCGGGGCCACCGTGCTCGACTACGGTTGCGGCTCCGGCATCCTGGCCATCGCGGCCCGCAAGCTGGGGGCCGGCGCCACTGACGCCGTCGATATCGACCCGCAGGCGGTGCAGGCCACGGCCGACAACGCGCGGGTCAACCAGGTCGACCTGCAGGCCATGTTGCCCGATGCGCTGGGCGATGGTACGTACCAGGTAGTGGTGGCCAACATCCTGTCCAATCCGCTGAAGGTGCTGGCCCCCATGCTGGCCGGGCGCGTGGCGGCGGGCGGCCAGCTGGTGCTGTCGGGCGTGCTCGAGCGCCAGGCCGACGAAGTGGCGGCCGCCTACGCGCCGTGGCTGGCCATGTCGGTCTGGCAGGCCCGCGATGGCTGGGTCTGCCTGCACGGACGCAAGACCTGA
- a CDS encoding DUF3426 domain-containing protein → MAMTTRCPQCGTAFKVVPDQLRVRNGLVRCGACSTVFDGRACLVAQIPQAAPAGLAVPPDRSRPPAPPAPAAVPPAISEARPEPALGTLPPAVLRGRPDIRKHDPYVGGHASQDDDDAYDDDRLADDEPGLPQPLAEAPAGTDADQDAETGTDAEIDAEGDAEAENDAAANAGDHVEVEPVVLGEARTRYYGATDVGRTPPEFLDTDRQARRHLVRSLWGYACVLGLLLLALQVVYVYRSAIATAAPPLRPLLTSLCQPLGCQIGYARRIERIFITSSSLQPPRGQAGAPADGHSHLVLSVSLRNRYDQPQHWPALRLDLTDLSDTVVVRKVLQPRDYLPPGQAEGPFEPGAEINVTVPIEVAGVQVNGFQLDKFFP, encoded by the coding sequence ATGGCCATGACGACCCGCTGCCCGCAATGCGGCACCGCCTTCAAGGTGGTGCCCGACCAGCTTCGGGTGCGCAACGGCCTGGTGCGCTGCGGCGCCTGCAGCACCGTGTTCGATGGCCGGGCGTGCCTGGTGGCGCAGATTCCACAGGCGGCCCCGGCCGGCTTGGCCGTGCCGCCCGACCGGTCTCGGCCGCCAGCGCCACCCGCCCCGGCCGCGGTGCCCCCCGCAATTTCTGAAGCCCGGCCCGAGCCCGCCTTGGGGACCCTGCCGCCGGCCGTGCTGCGCGGCCGTCCGGATATCCGCAAGCATGATCCCTACGTCGGCGGGCACGCATCGCAAGATGATGACGATGCCTACGACGACGACCGCCTTGCCGATGACGAACCCGGCTTGCCGCAACCCCTTGCCGAAGCCCCTGCCGGCACGGACGCCGACCAGGACGCCGAAACCGGTACCGACGCAGAAATCGACGCAGAAGGCGACGCAGAAGCCGAAAACGACGCGGCAGCCAACGCCGGCGATCACGTCGAAGTCGAGCCGGTCGTGCTGGGCGAGGCCCGCACCCGTTACTACGGCGCCACCGATGTCGGCCGCACTCCGCCCGAATTCCTCGACACCGACCGTCAGGCTCGCCGCCATCTGGTGCGCAGCCTGTGGGGCTACGCCTGCGTGCTGGGCCTGTTGCTGCTGGCCCTGCAGGTGGTGTATGTATACCGCTCGGCCATCGCCACCGCGGCGCCGCCGCTGCGCCCGCTGCTGACCAGCCTGTGCCAGCCGTTGGGCTGCCAGATCGGCTATGCGCGCCGCATCGAACGCATTTTCATTACATCGTCGTCGCTGCAGCCGCCGCGCGGCCAGGCAGGGGCGCCCGCCGACGGCCACAGCCACCTGGTGCTGAGCGTGTCGCTGCGCAACCGCTACGACCAGCCCCAGCACTGGCCCGCGCTGCGGCTCGACCTGACCGATCTTTCCGATACCGTGGTGGTGCGCAAGGTGCTGCAGCCCCGCGACTACCTGCCGCCCGGCCAGGCCGAAGGCCCCTTCGAGCCCGGCGCCGAGATCAACGTCACGGTGCCCATTGAAGTGGCCGGCGTGCAGGTCAACGGCTTCCAACTCGACAAATTCTTTCCCTGA
- a CDS encoding carbohydrate kinase family protein has product MTAPVLVCGSMAFDTIAVFDGRFKEHILPDRIQSLSVSFLVPAMRKEYGGCAGNIAYNLKLLGGHPVPVATVGDDAADYLERFTGLGIDTSRLRVMPGTFTAQCFITTDLEDNQIAAFHPGAMELSAQNDLSGARADWAIVAPDAKAGMFAHAERLHAAGIPFIFDLGQAMPLFDGADLDRMLGLAQALTVNDYEAGVVEQRTGRSMADIASQLQAVVVTRGGDGATLLTDGATVHVPPVRPAAVVDPTGCGDSHRAGLLYGLTNGWSWLDSCRLANLMGAIKIASRGPQNHAPSRGEIDAQLRAAYGIGLPA; this is encoded by the coding sequence ATGACGGCTCCCGTTCTGGTTTGCGGCTCGATGGCGTTCGACACCATCGCAGTGTTCGATGGCCGGTTCAAAGAACACATCCTTCCCGACCGCATCCAATCGCTCAGCGTGTCGTTCCTGGTGCCGGCCATGCGCAAAGAGTACGGCGGATGCGCCGGCAATATCGCCTATAACCTGAAGCTGCTGGGCGGCCACCCGGTGCCCGTGGCCACGGTGGGCGACGATGCCGCCGATTATCTGGAGCGCTTCACGGGCCTGGGCATCGACACCTCGCGCCTGCGCGTCATGCCGGGCACCTTCACGGCGCAGTGTTTCATTACCACCGACCTCGAAGACAACCAGATCGCGGCGTTCCACCCCGGCGCCATGGAGCTCTCGGCGCAGAACGACCTCAGCGGCGCGCGGGCGGACTGGGCCATCGTGGCGCCGGACGCCAAGGCCGGCATGTTTGCCCACGCCGAACGGCTGCACGCCGCCGGCATTCCGTTCATTTTCGATCTGGGCCAGGCCATGCCGCTGTTCGATGGCGCCGACCTCGACCGCATGCTGGGGCTGGCCCAGGCCCTGACGGTGAACGACTACGAGGCTGGCGTGGTCGAGCAGCGCACCGGGCGCAGCATGGCCGACATTGCCTCGCAGCTGCAGGCGGTGGTGGTAACGCGCGGCGGCGACGGCGCCACGTTGTTGACGGACGGCGCTACGGTGCACGTGCCGCCGGTGCGCCCCGCGGCGGTGGTCGATCCCACCGGCTGCGGCGATTCGCATCGCGCCGGACTGCTGTACGGGCTGACCAATGGCTGGAGCTGGCTGGACAGCTGCCGCCTGGCCAACCTGATGGGCGCCATCAAGATTGCCTCGCGCGGGCCGCAGAACCATGCCCCCAGCCGCGGCGAGATCGATGCCCAGCTGCGCGCGGCGTACGGCATCGGCCTGCCGGCCTAG